In Citrus sinensis cultivar Valencia sweet orange chromosome 2, DVS_A1.0, whole genome shotgun sequence, a single genomic region encodes these proteins:
- the LOC102619445 gene encoding oil body-associated protein 2A gives MASSDKSPEPTPPYGGEQPPGKPMTMKQHVLDKGAAMMQSLKPIKQMSQHVCTFALYSHDMPRQIETHHYVSRLNQDFLQCAVYDSDDSTARLIGVEYIVSDKIFEALPLEEQKLWHSHAYEVKSGLWVNPRVPEMIGRPELDNMAKTYGKFWCTWQVDRGDRLPLGAPALMMSPQAVNLGMVRPDLVQKRDDKYNISTDALKQSRVEIDEPEWISPQADYWKQHAKGFAVDIQSSEMKKRAPFP, from the exons ATGGCATCAAGTGACAAGTCCCCGGAACCCACACCGCCGTATGGAGGGGAGCAGCCGCCAGGGAAGCCTATGACGATGAAGCAACACGTGTTGGACAAGGGAGCGGCGATGATGCAATCTTTGAAGCCCATAAAGCAGATGAGCCAACACGTTTGCACTTTCGCCTTGTACAGCCACGACATGCCTCGCCAGATCGAGACTCATCACTATGTGTCTAGACTCAACCAAGACTTCCTCCAATGCGCCGTTTATGACTCTGATGACTCCACTGCCCGTCTCATcg GAGTGGAGTATATTGTTTCTGATAAGATATTTGAAGCTTTGCCACTAGAGGAGCAAAAACTTTGGCATTCCCATGCTTATGAg GTGAAATCAGGCCTATGGGTTAATCCTAGAGTTCCAGAAATGATAGGGAGACCGGAACTGGATAACATGGCGAAAACCTACGGCAAGTTTTGGTGCACTTGGCAGGTTGATAGAGGTGATAGGCTGCCACTGGGTGCACCGGCGCTGATGATGTCTCCACAGGCAGTGAACTTGGGCATGGTGCGCCCAGACTTGGTTCAGAAAAGGGATGACAAGTACAACATATCAACTGATGCGTTGAAGCAATCGAGGGTGGAGATTGACGAGCCTGAATGGATTAGTCCACAGGCTGACTACTGGAAGCAGCATGCCAAGGGCTTTGCCGTCGATATTCAATCAAGCGAAATGAAGAAGAGGGCACCGTTCCCTTGA